In Babesia bovis T2Bo chromosome 3, whole genome shotgun sequence, the genomic window AAAACAAAGGGAAACCGAACTTCCGCCGCGAACCGATGTTGCACCGGAACAATATGATGCCACAGAAAATAAATCAGATGACGATGATCCAAGTGTGAAACATAATGACTCTGAAAAAGTCAAAGGGCATATATGGTTGGCGTTGATTTCATGTCAACCACCAGAGCCTAATCGCATTCACTTACGTGCTACTGGTGCTTCTATTTTACTCAACCTTCTAAAATTTGATCGCAAATTGCTTACCAATATATTGGGAGACTTTAAACATTTTATTCGTATTGCCAAAGCACAGCAGAAGTTGTTATCGCTTGCTACAGATCGTCACTTTTCAAGAGTGCTACAGTTAATGCTTGACCGTCGTCAAGGTCTTTTGAAGGAAAAAGGTATAGAGCGCCTTTTCAACTACCTGAAAGCACATTTTGTGGAACTGGCACTTAATATAAATGGCGCTTTTGTTTTATCAAGTCTTTTTAATGCATCGCCGCTTCGGCTCCGTCAAAGTTTACTTACGGAACTAGCACCAGAGAGCGAACGCATCAAGGCGAAGAGCAAGAAGCTTGTGGAAATAATTGGCCTTGAGTCATTCTGCAAGAACAAGGAGCAATGGTCTAAGAAGATGAGCAAAGCGCAGTCAGTCCGCACGTTGTTTAAGGACATTATCGACACAAATGAGTTACACTGATTAACATCATTAGTTACTATCTTACTTCTGATACGTTTGTTAATGTTATTAACTTTGTGTTTTGAAAGTTTACTTCATTTATATTACATCTTTAGCGTTTGTCGTAGGCAACACCAAATTTGTGTGATGAATGAAATGGGTAAATATCCGCACTAGTCTGTCTCAAATCTTATGCAATATTgcatatacatataatagatTCTGGTTACTATATACCATCTGTTTTCAGGGGTGCTGGCTGCATTTGAGAAAGTGTCCCATTTTTGATCATTTCTAACATTTCTTCGGTGGTGTAGGTTTTCGTGGTTCCTCGAGTAGTttcttttgtgaaactGTCAAACAAAGACATGTACTCTTCCGGTTGTTTTCCACATATACCAATAACGTAGTGGCTACACACCATGGCAATTTCTTCTACATCATCTAGACATTCTAGTTTCTATATTTTCATGCAAACCGCTTATATGATACCTACTCTAATTCGTTGTTTTTCGTTATCTGCAACAAGTTCATTGTAAAACGTAGTCATGTCCATTACAACAACCTTCTGCCAGCCTAGTTCAGTATATCTGAAACAACTTTGTAAAAGAGAATcgtaatgtgtaaacggTTACAGTATATCACAATCGTATGCATATTATCAACGCGTTATAGATGACACCCGAAACTATTTTACCTTTTAATCTGGCTCTCTATGGTCTTGTACACACTTGGGCCTTGTAGTTCATAACCAAGTGCCTATACATCATAGAATATAAATTTAAACCGTACCTGAAACCTTTGTAAAATCATTTGTCCCATTGGATCATCCATTCTGGCCTGGAGCGTGATGTGTCACAATGTGTAGACATACTTGTTCCCAGTAAATAAAACAGGAAGGCTTTATTACCAAGTTACTTGCAAATTTAATTATCTGTTGCGATATTGTATCAGTACTAAATCATTACCTTGTTACTCTGTTCAACGGATAGATACACAAGAACTAATTCGCTCAGGAAGACTGTGGGCTGGCTACATAATATCATCTTATTCTACAGAACCAACTCTATCTGCAGGCCGTATTTGTTTGGCAAAGTCTCCAATTCTTCAATATTGTTCAAATCGATCGGTACCTGGCATTCGTGTAACCATAATAACGACCAACCATTTTATAGTTCTCAGTGACGATATATTCTTCCTCGATATCATTATATCCAAGAAACAGATTCATGATCTCTTCTGCATTTCGCATCATTTGAGCTTTTCGTTGGAGCAAGTTGGGAAGGTCTATGTCGAAACACGTAACATGTTTGTATTGCTGTAGAATCCATAATGCGATCGTATCAAATCCACAACCGAGGTTTACAACCTGAACCTTCTCATTGGGAAACTGCTCAATAAATGTCTGTATTGCTAATCTCACAGATGCGATGCGCAGAAAGTGGACTATGAGACGATGTGTAAAGTTTACTATAACACATACTTATGTTATAGGAGGGACCTCGATTTCTATCCGTAACAAAGTAATTAATGAAGTCATCTTGAACATAACCGGCGTTTACAGCTGACCTATAAGAATCTAGCATCTACACCTGTAAATCTACCACTTGAAACGCAATGCGTGTTCACTAGTGTCAAGACTCTCGTCAAGGTCGTCACTAAAATTACCAACCATTCACACaatattatttatttgATGTTAATTAGGTATTTAATTTGAACCTTCGTCTTCTTCTTCAGATTCATCGTCGTCGTCGGATTCTGTGAGGTGTTACCATTAACTACACACAAACATACCTCCATCGTCTTCAAAGTCctcatcttcttcatcgtcatcatcaCCTTCTTCTTCTAACTGTGATGCTCTGTACATAGCTGATGCATCTTGCTCATCAAGCCTCTTGATCTTAACATCTCTTGAGGCTAGGTACTTAGACAAGGGCTCGAACTCGGCACGGTCTACATTGGTGAACTCGTATTCTTGACCATTCTTAGTCGAAATGCTGAAAGCGAAGAATCTGTTTTGTGTAGAAACACCGGTCCTGCTGAATTCAACAGATATAATCTCATCGAATCTGAATGTAAATTCATTAAAAGCAATGGCAGACTTAcctaatgaatataacagGTTTGACAATAAAAAGCAGCGATCTGTTGAGCGGGAACATGTATCCGCTTGTAGCTTTGTATGTACATGAGAAACCCTAGAAATGATTGTTACTTAGGTTACACAAACATACCGCTTCTTCCTTTTCTGATTTGAATTCTCCGGGAACCACGATGGGTTTGTTTACCAAAGTGCCAAATAATTTGGTGACAACGTTGAACGTTTTACCGGTCATTACCTTCTCAAGCTTCATTGATTCGAGGTCCTCCTCGGGCATGTTTATTTCTAGTTCAATATCTTCTTCGGCGTCAAACTGCATTACAACGAAAGGGTACCTCGTTTGACCCTGCCTCATTGGCTGGTGCAACCCAATGATAAAGTTGATATGTGGGCTGTTAGGTTTAGGAACAAGAAACATGCGAGAAATATTGGTGAAGAACATGGTGTAGTCGTAACTCTTTCCATGGTATTTGATATGTTTGCGTGAGAACTCGATTTCGAATCTTCCTCTTGGTACGATAAGAGGTACATCTGTAAGGAACGCCAATGTCTCGGACTTGAGTTCGTCCAAACCTGCTTTGAGCAGGAAGGTCTGGACATGGTGTACATATAGACCGTTGATCTTACCTGTTTAAGATCTTCTAAAGCCAGTTCATTATCGTCAACATCTGGCTTGTTAGGTATGCAGAAACGTATTTCCATGAGTTCATCTCCGTTGATGTATCCCTTGTTTTGCTTGAATTCTACAGCAAGGTCAGTCTTGGTAGGCACCGTGACTTGTGTTACATCCTTTGCGTCTATGTCGATACCGGCATTATCATCGATTGTTAATTTAAATGTGTCATTTTCAAAGCCGTAAACTCCCCAATGCCATCCCGTGTGGGCCACAGAGCCCACTTCTGgtgatattttaaaatgttcATCAAAGTGTTGCTTCAGTTCATCGACAGCCTTTTCCGAAAACCCAGAAAACCTCAAGATTTCATAACCTTTTGAAGCATTCATGTCAAAACGAACTTGGTACATGCCtggatatatttgattCACACTTGAAAGAAGTGTCTTTGGGACTGACTCtaaacaaaaaacaacacGAACACAGATAATGTAATTAAATGACAATAACGATACATAGTAATAGACAAAATCAATAAGTTATACCACACATTAGTAACTACGCACAGAATTCCACCGTTACATAAAAAGATCCACAATCTTACCTCCTCCTATATTGATGATGGAGATACTGTTCAAATCGCTGCGCTTGTGCTGGATGACTTCACCAGTCCTCTTGTTCTTCCATCCAAACAACTCAGTAGACACCTTGAACGCACcctgtataatataacaatataataaaacacaaTCGTACAGAATCAATTGAATCAGGTCTTCTGATACCAGCGTAAACTAATACTGCGCTGGCTGTCGTCATTTTGGTGGTGTGTTGCCGCGCACAGCGTCACTGGCGGCCAGCCAAGGGGCATGAATTGATGTTGCTGTTTTACCCCCGAACGGCTGCGAGCTCTTTGCAAAGctatgctatatataactgtTCTTTAATAATAGATGTAAAAATGTTAAGTAATGAATTACTGCGTTGTTACCTGGGGTGTTAGACATAACTACCCAGCTTACCTAGCACATACACACCAGGAAACCATATACACAACGATAAAAACCCAGATTCTATAGAATATTTACATTTATTCAGAACGCGCATGAAATGCATAGACCTATATTTTCTGTATCAATTTAGCTTAAAGGTTTACTACGATTGCGGCTTCAGCCGTAAATCCTAAAAGGTTTACCCATAGTGCTCTTAACGGTAAGACCGCGCACGTTGTGCCAGTTCTTCTTAAGAAGGCTGACCAAGTAGTTGATGGCAAGAACAATGTTGGCTCTGAGTTGTTCGTGTGTCATCTCAACATTTCCAACGGCGACACCCATGCAAAGCACTTTCTTCAATTGGAACTTAACACTTGATTTGATTTCCCTGACCTTTTCCTCCATGTTGTCGTTGTGGGTAAGTTGAGTAGGGAATTTACCAGCCTTGTTCAATCCGGGACCGAGGAACCTGGGAATTTGTGGAAGAAGAGTTTGTGACGCAAGGAAAGCACCATATTTGTTGGCCAACTTCTTGACCAAAGTTTTGTTCCTGTTGAACTTCTTGAGACCCTCAAGGTCAATGTAATCAATACCTAAGCTCTTGGCCTGGTCACAGTGCACCTGGTCACCGAAAACACAAATCTTCATACGCTCACGTGGTACATTCTGAAGGACGACAGTACCACTGAAACGTTTGTCCCTCTGGGTATCGTAATCCTTAAGGGCTGCAGATATAATTAGCACGTATCAAAATGCTTGATATGTAAACCACCCACTCAAACATGTATTTTGCTGAACCAAAATACCTAACACAGTGCAATAATGATGCACATATAACCACTGTGATCATAACGCGCTTGGTTTGGTTACACGATCGGACGTACAGCCGATTTAGAGCCGTTGCGATCGCGCATTTCACATATAAGCCACACCACACCTTAATATAAAAATCCAACCACTAACAACGCAATGTGGAAGATATGGAGTCAATTTTCGACTATACAAACGCGATACATCGTGCCACCATCGCGCGCGGAGTACAGATGCACCAAGTAAGCATGAAACTTACAGATTTGAAGCTCTACAGTCTCGACAAAGTTCCTCTTCTTCTCCTGGGACTGCGTCAAGATTGCCGAGATGGCTTCGTTGAGCGTTTCGACGGTTAGTTTACTGAGTGGAATGATATGTGGGTGGTTTATAACCTACCTCATCCTTATTCTGTTAATATATCCTCCTTATATGGTGCAATACGATAATATGAAAGGCGTTTCCGATGTTCCTATATATTCGGAGGCCTAATTTACTTACTGTTGCCCTCTTGGCAGGGCTCTCGAATGTGTGGGGACTAGGGGCCCTGAGGCTAGACGTTGGTCGACAACCAAAAACAACGTATCTAAACCAATGAAATAATACAGCTACTTCATGTTAGTATAATTATAATTCCATATACAAGATTTTGGCCTTAGTTAAGCCGTGATGATAACGCCGCTAGTAATTAT contains:
- a CDS encoding Structure-specific recognition protein (SSRP1) family protein, producing the protein MTTASAVLVYAGIRRPDSIDSGAFKVSTELFGWKNKRTGEVIQHKRSDLNSISIINIGGGMYQVRFDMNASKGYEILRFSGFSEKAVDELKQHFDEHFKISPEVGSVAHTGWHWGVYGFENDTFKLTIDDNAGIDIDAKDVTQVTVPTKTDLAVEFKQNKGYINGDELMEIRFCIPNKPDVDDNELALEDLKQTFLLKAGLDELKSETLAFLTDVPLIVPRGRFEIEFSRKHIKYHGKSYDYTMFFTNISRMFLVPKPNSPHINFIIGLHQPMRQGQTRYPFVVMQFDAEEDIELEINMPEEDLESMKLEKVMTGKTFNVVTKLFGTLVNKPIVVPGEFKSEKEEAGFSCTYKATSGYMFPLNRSLLFIVKPVIFIRFDEIISVEFSRTGVSTQNRFFAFSISTKNGQEYEFTNVDRAEFEPLSKYLASRDVKIKRLDEQDASAMYRASQLEEEGDDDDEEDEDFEDDGESDDDDESEEEDEGSN
- a CDS encoding putative 60S ribosomal protein L10a codes for the protein MSKLTVETLNEAISAILTQSQEKKRNFVETVELQISLKDYDTQRDKRFSGTVVLQNVPRERMKICVFGDQVHCDQAKSLGIDYIDLEGLKKFNRNKTLVKKLANKYGAFLASQTLLPQIPRFLGPGLNKAGKFPTQLTHNDNMEEKVREIKSSVKFQLKKVLCMGVAVGNVEMTHEQLRANIVLAINYLVSLLKKNWHNVRGLTVKSTMGKPFRIYG
- a CDS encoding Leucine carboxyl methyltransferase family protein, with protein sequence MVGNFSDDLDESLDTSEHALRFKWSAVNAGYVQDDFINYFVTDRNRGPSYNIIHFLRIASVRLAIQTFIEQFPNEKVQVVNLGCGFDTIALWILQQYKHVTCFDIDLPNLLQRKAQMMRNAEEIMNLFLGYNDIEEEYIVTENYKMVPIDLNNIEELETLPNKYGLQIDQPTVFLSELVLVYLSVEQSNKIIKFASNLVIKPSCFIYWEQARMDDPMGQMILQRFQALGYELQGPSVYKTIESQIKRYTELGWQKVVVMDMTTFYNELVADNEKQRIRKLECLDDVEEIAMVCSHYVIGICGKQPEEYMSLFDSFTKETTRGTTKTYTTEEMLEMIKNGTLSQMQPAPLKTDGI